Genomic segment of Triticum aestivum cultivar Chinese Spring chromosome 6A, IWGSC CS RefSeq v2.1, whole genome shotgun sequence:
GACGTCTCACTCCCGGCACTAAAGAGGTCCTACAATAATAATACCAATGTGTGCAATTTATAGAACAGGTAAACATATAAATTACCAATTGGAAACTTGATGATTTTCACCTGATGTCTTATTGACATGTGGTCCCTAGAAGTAGAACCACATGCCAGCAAGAGATCGAGTTGCCATCCTAAGTTTTCAACGAAGGAACCATGGAATGGTAAATCTTGAGTTCAAAGTCACGTGGAAGTGGAAAGGAAAAGATATGCTATGCTTGCTGCTTCTCGCAAGTTAAACCTATAGTAGGAACTGAAAGTAGCTGGGGTGCTGTTGCACTCACCAGTATACTTGCTTTGATGATTCCCATGGTGAGAGGCACCTCGAGGCCACCTTCCTTCTGTATCCTCAAGAGCACGTCCACTAGGTCCTCTCCGTCCCCCGCGGCCCTCTTGTCCTCGTGTTGCTTGATCGCATACTCCATGAGCTCGAAGCTCTTCCGGTGGACCTCCTCGGCCATCCGCGCCGTGCCGCTTATCAAGTTGGCGAGCCACGATGACGGGAACAGGTCGCCGAGGCTGAACCCGGAGACGAGCTTGACGCCCTCCTCAAGGACCTGCAAGAACTCCTCCCTCCTTTGAAACCTGTCCCCGATCATGGTGCGCACGGCGGAGTCGGTGATGAGCACGGCGATCCGCTCGCTGACGTTCACGAGCTGGCCAGGCGGCGTCGCCGCAATGGCGGCCACGAGGCGGCCGACCTCGTCCTCCCGGATCTGGCGGAACGACTGCACGCGGCGCGCGCTGAGCAGCTCCAGGATGCATATCTTCCGGAGCTGCCGCCAGAGGGCGCCGTAGCGGCCGAAGACGAGCCCTTGCCCGTCCGACATCATGATCTTGATGGTCGGGTTCCACGGCCGGCTCGCCAGGGCGACGTCGTGCGTCTTCATGACCTCGCGCGCGGCCTCCGGGGACGAGGCGACGACGACGGAGACCTCGCCGAGCTTGAGGTACATGAGCGGCGCGTCCAGCCGGCGTGCGAGGTCGGCCATGACGCGGTGCGCGAGCGGGCTGCTGGCGAGGTGGTGCAGGCTGCCGATGACCGGCAGCCGCCACGGGCCGGGCGGCAGACGCACGGCGCCGCCACGCTTCCGGCTCAGCTTGAGGAGCAGGAGCGGGAGGAGTAGAGCCAGGAAGAGGCAGAGGTAGTAAGTAGCTTGCTCCATGGTGGGCAATGTGAGTGTGTACGTGTGATCGCGGCGCGTCAAGCAGGTCTTATATTGACAAGAGGCGGGTTACTATCTTGAGCGGTGAGCACGCAGCGACGCGCGTGAACAAACAAATTCGCTTAGCTTTCGGTGTGCGTCACACACGCAGCTTGTCCAAGCGTTTCCCGATGTGAACATGGTGGGCATCGGCGTGGCCGATACACGATGCCTCTTTGGCGTTGCAGGCCCGGCATGTAATTTTGTATGCAGTGACACAGCTTGTCATAAGGAGTAGTAGCATGGTCTGTAAGTACTTGTAACTGACAGTAACACGTGAGAACGATTCTCAAGCTTGATCAGCCTGCCTATTGAGAGCACACACATGAAAAAACTGCCACGTCACACACCCACGACTGGTGACACGTCATTGCATGCATCCTGTTATTCTTCGACAGTTGTGTTTGCGATTGACACCTCAACAATGGTCAGGGGATTTGGGTGAAGGGCGCAATCTTTCTGGAATGCGCGATAGGATAGGAATGCTGAGGCGCTCGTCCGTCTTCCTTCGCGTCTAGACTCCAGATCAGAATCAGACGACGCACCGAGTGCACAACCGCAGGTCGCCTTTCCATACAAGGGAAGGGGTGGTCCGTTTTGGCTTAGGTCCCGTTTGCATCCACACACATGTAATTTGCGCGGGAAGCTCAATTGGCCGGATGCATGCATGCAGCCAACCGAATGGATCGCGCGACGTCGACCGGTGCCGGCCAGGCCTGCCGCTTTCggaaggccggccggccggccagcgCGGTGACCCGATCCTCTAGCTAGCCAAAACTCCCGATCGAGCTTGACAACTACGTAGTGATCGatgcccaaagaaaagaaaaggacaaGTACTCTAGGTAGCAGCGACTCGGTCGGGCAGCAGCGACTGATGAGTTCTCTAATCTGTACAGCCACACTCATCGATGCAGGGATCTTGCTAGCGGCTTAGCACTGCACAACAACGTTACGATGGGATCGTGTGAATCTTTTGGTGCTCGATCGACTCGGTTTGATCCATCCTGAGGCTACCGTTTCCTGAGTGCTTTTTTTAGCTTCCTGATGAATCCTCATTTGTCTACATCGGTACTTGCTCCAAAACCAAATTCATTGCAACAATCTTTGATTCCGGCAATGTGGTCagatattatgtactccctccgtccctaaatataaatataagtccttttagatatTCTAATATGGACTATATatgaagcaaaataagtgaatctatattctaaaatatgtctatatacatctgtatgtagtctacattaaaatctctaaaaagatttatatttaaaaacggaggatACTAATATAATGGCTATCACTTGGGTAGTACTTTGACCGAATCCCCtgcaatatactccctccggtcccttttactttgcatattagaattctctgaagtcaaacttcacaaagtttgaccgtatttatatgaaaaaatatcaacatctgccatgctaaagttatataatATAAAACTTTAAGTGATGACACATCTAGTGAtattgatttcagattgtgaatgttgacactttTTTCTACAAAgctggtcaaactttacgaggtttgacttcagtcaaatcttatatgcgaactaaaaaggaccggagggagtaataGCAACAGAAATTCTATATGGCTGACGGATGACaggggaggtggtcctggcgaACGATATGTTCGCACCAGGAGGAGCGATCGAGCGAACTGAATAGTTCGTTGAGAGAAACCCTCCTAGCGACCCCCTCCCCTTCCATGATGAAAAGCAGTCGCTAAGGCGAACCAAAACCTGTGGTTGCAtctatctatactactattaaaagacCAAACGTGATTTCCCCTACATCCACACGAGAAAGTGCACACAGGATAACCCCAGACGTCCGATCAGACCCACTTAGTACCATCCAAGTGTCCACGTTTCATCAACCATACATGAACCAGATCGATGGTTCTAAGCAAATGTTCTACCGGCAGACTCCCACCTCCAGGCTCCTACACATCCCAACGATGACACCTCCATCCAGCGAATAAATAGTATCTCCGCGATCAACGCCACCACCACGCCATGAACCTCGTGTCGGCACGCTGCCCCGCCGTCCTCGCTCCGCTCCGCCCCGCCCGGCCGCCCTCGCCCCTGGTCTCCGCGACGTCCTCGACCCGCCTTGCAGCCCTAACTCTCCTCAATATGCTATCGTCGCCACGCCGCCCTCTCCCCCGGTGTCTGCGACCTCCTCGACCTGTCGCGCTGCCTTACCTCCGGTGTCATCACCCCGCTGGCGATCAACATCTCCAGGACATCTGACTACTTCCGGACCTGCCAGTGCATAGGTTAGATCAACTGAAATTGCACGTCCTTTGGTCAGACATAAGACAAAGAGAATTGCTCTTTTAATCTGACAACCGGAAATTTGATACTTACAGTACATCATGATTTGCATAGCAAACTGAGTTGAGGCACGGTTCAGTAAGTGTTTCACAACGGGAGCCATTGAGAAGACAATATGTCTGGATCTCAGCGTAGTGGGGTACGTACTCCCTTTCAGGACCTGACGAACAACGACAATTCAGGTAAATACAGATATCACCTACTCTTAGCTACTAAGATCACGTAAGTACCGACTATGTCATTGCCTTGCAGGTCAAAAAACAGATCCAAAAGAACTAAACAGACAGAGGGAAAGGGAGaggtatgtgttggaaatatgccctagaggcaataataaaagtattattatatttcattgttcatgataattgtcttgtattcatgctataactgtattatccggaaatcgtaatacacgtgtgaatacttagaccacactatgtccctggtaagcctctagttgaccagctcgttgtgatcaacagatagtcatggtttcctgactatggacattggatgtagttgataacgggatcacatcattaggagaatgatgtgatggacaagacccaatcctaagcatagcataaaagatcgtgtagttcgttttgctagagctttgcaagtgtcaagtatctcttccttcgaccatgagatcgtgtaactcccggataccgtaagaatgccttgggtgtaccaaacgtcacaacgtaactgggtgactataaaggtacattacaggtatctccgaaagtagctgttgggttgacacggatcgagactgggatttgtcactccgtatgacggagaggtatctctgggcccactcggtaatgcatcatcatgagctcaatgtgaccaaggtgttggacacgggatcatgcattacggtacgagtaaagtgacttgccggtaacgagactgaacaaggtattgggataccgacgatcaagtctcgggcaagtaacgtaccgattgacaaagggaattgcgtacagggttttgatcgaatcctcgacatagtggttcatccgatgacaacatcgaggagcatgtgggagccatcatgggtatccagatcccgctgatggttattgactaagagagtctcggtcatgtctacatgtctcccgaacccgtagggtctacacacttaaggttcagtcacgctagggttgtagggatatgtatatgcagtaacccgaatgttgttcggagtcccggatgagatcccggacgtcacgaggagttccggaatggtccggaggtaaagatttatatatgggaagtcctgtttcgggcatcgggacaagtttcggggttatcggtattgtaccgggaccaccggaggggtcccgggggcccaccgggtggggccacccatccccgggggccacatgggctgtagggggtgcgccttggcctacatgggccaagggcaccagccccacaaggcccatgcgcctagggtttccaagggggaggagtcctactagtggaaggcacctcctaggtgccttggggggagggaaacctccctaggccgccgcccccctagtagatctcatctactagggccggccacccccccttggcacccctatatatagtgggggaggaggagggacttcacaccttgagccctggcctttggttgcctccttctccctccccaacacctcctccaactccatagcgcttagcgaagctctgccggagtactgcagctccaccaacaccacgccgtcgtgctgctgctggtgccatctccctcaacctctcctcccttccttgctggatcaagaaggaggagacgtggctgttccgtacgtgtgttgaacgcggaggtgccgtccgttcggcgcaggtcatcggtgatttggatcacgtcgagtacgactacatcatcaccttacaagcttccgcacgcgatctacaagtggtatgtagatgcaaactctctccctagactcgttgcttagatgaactcatagatggatcttggtgaaaccgtaggaaacattttaattttctgcaacgttccccaacagtggtatcagagctaggtctatgcgtagttctctttgcacgagtagaacacaactttgttgtgggcgtggattttgtcatcttacttgcctctactagtcttttcttgctcaacggtattgtgggatgaagcggcccggaccaaccttacacgtacacttacgtgagaccggttccaccgactgacatgcacaagttgcataaggtggctggcgggtgtctgtctctcccaccttagttggagcggaatcgatgaacagggcccttatgaagggtaaatagaagttgacaaaatcacgttgtggtgattcgtaggtaagaaaacgttcttgctagaacccaattgcaaccacgtaaaagatgcaacaacaattagaggacgtctaacttgtttttgcagcgattgatcatgtgatgtgatatggccagaagttgtgatgaatgatgaattgtgatgtatgagatcatgttctttgtaataggattcacgacttgcatgtcgatgagtatgacaaccggcaggagccataggagttgtcattattttttgtatgacctgcgtgtcattgaataacgtcatgtaaactactttactttattgctaaacgttagtcatagaagtagaagtagtcgttggcgtgacaacttcatgaagacacgatgatggagatcatgatgatggagatcatggtgtcaagtcggtgacaagatgatcatggagccccgaagatgaagatcaatggagctatatgatattggccatatcatgtcacaactatataattgcatgtgatgtttattatgtattatgcatcttgtttacttagaacgacggtagtaaataagatgatcccttataaaatttcaagaagtgttctcccctaactgtgcaccgttgctacagttcgtcgtttctaagcaccacgtgatgatcgggtgtgatggattcttacgttcacatacaacgggtgtaagacagttttacacagcgaaaacacttagggataacttgacgagcctagcatgtgcagacatggcctcggaacacggagaccgaaaggtcgaacacgaatcgtatagaagatacgatcaacatgaaaatgttcaccgacgatgactagtccatctcacgtgatgatcggacacgggctagtcgactcggatcgtgtaacacttagatgactaaagggatgtccaatctaagtgggagttcataatttgattagaactttattatcatgaacttagtctaaaacctttgcaaatatgtcttgtagatcaatggccaacgctaatgtcaacatgaacttcaacgcattcctagagaaaaccaagctgaaagatgatggcagcaactatacggactgggtccggaacctgaggatcatcctcatagctgccaggaaacaatatgtcctagaaggaccgctaggtgacgctcccgtcccagagaaccaagacattatgaatgcttggcaaactcgcgctgatgattactccctcgttcagtgcggcatgctttacagcttagaaccggggctccaaaagcgttttgagcatcacggagcatatgagatgttcgaagagctgaaactagtttttcaagctcatgcccgggtcgagagatatgatgtctccgacaagttctacagttgtaagatggaggaaaacagttctgtcagtgagcacatcttgaagatgtctgggttgcacaaccgtatgacccagctaaacataaacctcccagatgaggcggtcattgacagaatcctccagtcgctcccaccaagctacaagagctttgtgatgaactacaacatgcaaggaatggaaaagaccattcctgaattgttctcgatgctgaagtcagcagaggctgaaatcaagaaagaacatcaagtgttgatggtcaataagaccactaagttcaagaagggcaagggtaagaagaacttcaagaaggacggcaaagatgttgccgcgcctggtaagccggttaccgggaagaagtcaaagaatggacccaagcctaagactgagtgcttttattgcaaggggaagggtcactggaagcggaactgccccaaatacttagcggataagaaggccggcaacaccaaaggtatatttgatatacatgtgattgatgtgtaccttaccagtaatcgtagtaactcctgggtatttgataccggtgccgttgctcatatttgtaactcacagcaggagctgcgaaataaacggagactggcaaaggacgaggtgacgatgcgcgtcgggaatggttccaaagtcgatgtgatcgccgtcggcacgctgcctctacatttacctacgggattagttttgaaccttaataattgttatttagtgccaagtttgagcatgaacattgtatctggatctcgtttaatacgagatggctactcatttaagtctgagaataatggttgttcgatttatatgagagatatgttttatggtcatgctccgatggtcaatggtttattcttaatgaatctcgagcgtaatgttacacatgttcatagtgtagatgccaaaagatttaaagttgataacgatagtcccacatacttgtggcactgccgccttggtcacattggtgtcaagcgcatgaagaagctccatgccgatggacttttagagtctcttgattatgaatcgtttgacacgtgcgaaccatgcctcttaggtaaaatgaccaagactccgttctccggaacaatggagcgagcaaccaacttgttggaaatcatacataccgatgtgtgcggtccaatgagcgttgaggctcgcggaggatatcgttatgttctcactctcacagatgacttgagtagatatgggtatgtctacttaatgaaacacaagtctgagacctttgaaaagttcaaggaatttcagaatgaggtggagaatcaacgtgaccgaaagataaaattcttacgatcagatcgtggaggagaatacttgagtcacgaatttggtacacacttaaagaaatgtggaatcgtttcacagctcacgccgcctggaacacctcagcgaaacggtgtgtccgaacgtcgtaatcgcactctattggatatggtgcggtctatgatgtctcttaccgatttaccgctatcattttggggatacgctctagagacagctacattcactttaaatagggcaccgtctaaatccgttgagacgacaccgtatgaattatggtttggaaagaaacctaagctgtcgtttctaaaagtttggggatgcgaagcttatgtcaagaaacttcaacctgaaaagctcgaacccaagtcggaaaaatgcgtattcataggataccctaaggaaactatagggtataccttctacttaagatccgaaggcaagatctttgttgccaagaacggatgctttctagaaaaagagtttctctcgaaagaagtaagtgggaggaaagtagaactcgatgaagtactacctcttgagcgggatagtgacgcagcacaggaaaccattcctgtgatgcccacaccaactgaagaggaaaaccatgataatgatcaaggtacttcggatcaagttactgctgaacttcgtaggtccacaaggacacgttccgcaccagagtggtacggcaaccctgtcctggaaatcatgttgttagacaacaatgaaccttcgaactatgaagaagcaatgacgggcccggattccaacaaatggctagaagccatgaaatccgagatagaatccatgtatgaaaacaaagtatggactttgacagacttgcccgatgatcggcgagcgatagaaaacaaatggatctttaagaagaagacggacgcggatggtaatgttaccatctataaagctcgacttgtcgctaagggttatcgacaggttcaagggattgactacgacgagacattctctcccgtagcgaagctaaagtccgtccgaatcatgttagcaattgccgcatactatgattatgagatatggcagatggacgtcaaaacagcattccttaacgggcatcttaaggaagaactgtatatgatgcagccggaaggttttgtcgatcctcagaacgctaacaaagtatgcaagctccagcgatccatttatggactggtgcaagcatctcggagttggaacattcgctttgatgagatgatcaaagcgtttgggtttatgcagacttatggagaagcctgcgtttacaagaaagtgagtgggagctctgtagcatttctcatattatatgtagatgacatactcctgatgggaaataatatagaatttctggacagcattaaggcctacttgaataagtgtttttcaatgaaggaccttggagaagctgcttatatattaggcatca
This window contains:
- the LOC123130448 gene encoding desmethyl-deoxy-podophyllotoxin synthase — protein: MEQATYYLCLFLALLLPLLLLKLSRKRGGAVRLPPGPWRLPVIGSLHHLASSPLAHRVMADLARRLDAPLMYLKLGEVSVVVASSPEAAREVMKTHDVALASRPWNPTIKIMMSDGQGLVFGRYGALWRQLRKICILELLSARRVQSFRQIREDEVGRLVAAIAATPPGQLVNVSERIAVLITDSAVRTMIGDRFQRREEFLQVLEEGVKLVSGFSLGDLFPSSWLANLISGTARMAEEVHRKSFELMEYAIKQHEDKRAAGDGEDLVDVLLRIQKEGGLEVPLTMGIIKASILDLFSAGSETSATTLQWAMSELMKYPNVMQKAQAEVRGCLREKPMVTEDDLANLKYLRLVIKETLRLHPPAPLLIPREAMESCKILGYDVQKGTTVLVNAWAIGRDPKHWDNPEEFKPERFESGIIDFKGTDFEYIPFGAGRRMCPGMTFAQASMEIVLAALLYHFDWELPSGLKPGEVDMVEDMGITVRRKNDLYLHSIVHVSPV